The following proteins are encoded in a genomic region of Burkholderia pyrrocinia:
- a CDS encoding ornithine acetyltransferase: MMKKTTFLVRTAVIVAALSQLGACAMTHTQRNAGIGAAAGGALGYLITGGPVGTVAGAAAGGLVGAGVR; this comes from the coding sequence ATGATGAAGAAGACCACATTTCTCGTTCGTACCGCGGTGATCGTCGCGGCCCTGTCGCAACTCGGCGCATGCGCGATGACGCATACGCAACGCAATGCCGGTATCGGCGCGGCCGCGGGCGGCGCGCTCGGCTACCTGATCACGGGCGGCCCGGTCGGCACGGTCGCCGGTGCGGCGGCAGGCGGCCTGGTCGGCGCCGGCGTGCGCTGA
- the alaS gene encoding alanine--tRNA ligase, with protein MKAAEIREKFLKFFESKGHTIVRSSSLVPGNDPTLMFTNSGMVQFKDVFLGTDHRPYSRATTAQRSVRAGGKHNDLENVGYTARHHTFFEMLGNFSFGDYFKHDAIKFAWELLTTVYQLPKEKLWVTVYQEDDEAFDIWAKEVGVPAERIIRIGDNKGARYASDNFWTMGDTGPCGPCTEIFYDHGPDVWGGPPGSAEEDGDRYIEIWNLVFMQFNRDAQGNMTALPKQCVDTGMGLERLAAVLQHVHSNYEIDLFQNLIKAAARVTEISDLNNNSLKVIADHIRACSFLIVDGVIPGNEGRGYVLRRIVRRAIRHGYKLGRKGSFFHQLVADLVAEMGVAYPELKEAEQRVTDVLRQEEERFFETIEHGMSILEAALADVDAKGGKVLDGELAFKLHDTYGFPLDLTADVCRERGMTVDEPAFDDAMARQREQARAAGKFKATQGLEYAGAKTTFHGYEEIAFDDAKVVALYVDGSSVNEVKAGQDAVVVLDHTPFYAESGGQIGDQGVLANASTRFAVADTLKVQADVIGHHGTLEQGSLKVGDVLRAEIDAHRRARTQRNHSATHLMHKALREVLGAHVQQKGSLVDADKTRFDFAHNAPLTDDEIRRVEQIVNNEILANAPGIVRVMPYDEAVKGGAMALFGEKYGDEVRVLDLGFSRELCGGTHVSRTGDIGFFKIVMEGGVAAGIRRVEAITGDNAVRFVQDLDARVNEAAAALKAQPSELTQRIVQVQDQVKSLEKELGALKSKLASSQGDELAQQAVEIGGVYVLAATLDGADAKTLRETVDKLKDKLKSAAIVLAAVEGGKVSLIAGVTPDASKKVKAGELVNFVAQQVGGKGGGRPDMAQAGGTEPANLPGALAGVKGWVEERL; from the coding sequence ATGAAAGCTGCCGAAATCCGCGAGAAATTCCTCAAATTCTTCGAATCGAAGGGCCACACGATCGTCCGCTCGTCGAGCCTCGTGCCCGGTAACGACCCCACGCTGATGTTCACGAACTCGGGCATGGTCCAGTTCAAGGACGTCTTCCTCGGCACGGACCATCGCCCGTATTCGCGCGCCACGACGGCGCAGCGCAGCGTGCGCGCGGGCGGCAAGCACAACGATCTCGAGAACGTCGGCTACACGGCGCGCCACCACACGTTCTTCGAGATGCTCGGCAACTTCTCGTTCGGCGACTACTTCAAGCACGACGCGATCAAGTTCGCGTGGGAGCTGCTGACCACGGTCTACCAGTTGCCGAAGGAAAAGCTGTGGGTCACCGTCTACCAGGAAGACGACGAGGCGTTCGACATCTGGGCGAAGGAAGTCGGCGTGCCGGCCGAGCGCATCATCCGGATCGGCGACAACAAGGGCGCGCGCTACGCGTCGGACAACTTCTGGACGATGGGCGACACGGGCCCGTGCGGCCCGTGCACCGAGATCTTCTACGATCACGGCCCGGACGTGTGGGGCGGCCCGCCGGGGTCGGCCGAGGAAGACGGCGATCGCTACATCGAAATCTGGAACCTCGTGTTCATGCAGTTCAACCGCGACGCGCAGGGCAACATGACGGCGCTGCCGAAGCAGTGCGTCGACACCGGCATGGGCCTCGAGCGCCTCGCCGCGGTGCTGCAGCACGTGCACAGCAACTACGAGATCGACCTGTTCCAGAACCTGATCAAGGCCGCCGCGCGCGTGACCGAGATCAGCGACCTGAACAACAACTCGCTGAAAGTGATCGCCGATCACATCCGCGCGTGCTCGTTCCTGATCGTCGACGGCGTGATTCCCGGCAACGAAGGCCGCGGCTATGTGCTGCGCCGGATCGTGCGCCGCGCGATCCGCCACGGCTACAAGCTCGGCCGCAAGGGTTCGTTCTTCCACCAGCTGGTGGCCGACCTCGTTGCCGAGATGGGCGTCGCGTATCCGGAGCTGAAGGAAGCCGAGCAGCGCGTGACCGACGTGCTGCGCCAGGAAGAAGAGCGCTTCTTCGAGACGATCGAGCACGGGATGTCGATCCTCGAGGCCGCGCTGGCCGACGTCGACGCGAAGGGCGGCAAGGTGCTCGACGGCGAACTCGCGTTCAAGCTGCACGATACCTACGGCTTCCCGCTGGACCTCACGGCCGACGTGTGCCGCGAGCGCGGCATGACGGTCGACGAGCCGGCGTTCGACGACGCGATGGCACGCCAGCGCGAGCAGGCGCGCGCGGCCGGCAAGTTCAAGGCCACGCAGGGCCTCGAATACGCGGGCGCGAAGACCACCTTCCACGGCTATGAAGAAATCGCGTTCGACGACGCGAAGGTCGTCGCGCTGTACGTCGACGGTTCGTCGGTCAACGAAGTGAAGGCCGGCCAGGATGCGGTCGTGGTGCTCGACCACACGCCGTTCTACGCGGAATCGGGCGGCCAGATCGGCGACCAGGGCGTACTCGCGAACGCGTCCACGCGCTTCGCGGTGGCCGACACGCTGAAGGTGCAGGCCGACGTGATCGGTCACCACGGCACGCTCGAGCAGGGCTCGCTGAAGGTCGGCGACGTGCTGCGCGCGGAGATCGACGCGCACCGCCGCGCACGCACGCAGCGCAACCACTCGGCCACCCACCTGATGCACAAGGCGTTGCGCGAAGTGCTCGGCGCGCACGTGCAGCAGAAGGGTTCGCTCGTCGATGCCGACAAGACCCGTTTCGACTTCGCGCACAACGCGCCGCTGACGGACGACGAAATCCGTCGCGTCGAGCAGATCGTCAACAACGAAATCCTCGCGAACGCGCCGGGCATCGTGCGCGTGATGCCGTACGACGAGGCGGTGAAGGGCGGCGCGATGGCGCTGTTCGGCGAGAAGTACGGCGATGAAGTACGCGTGCTCGACCTCGGCTTCTCGCGCGAACTGTGCGGCGGCACGCACGTGAGCCGCACCGGCGACATCGGCTTCTTCAAGATCGTGATGGAAGGCGGTGTCGCGGCCGGCATCCGCCGCGTCGAGGCGATCACCGGCGACAACGCGGTGCGCTTCGTGCAGGATCTCGACGCACGCGTGAACGAAGCCGCGGCCGCGCTGAAGGCGCAGCCGTCGGAGCTCACGCAGCGCATCGTGCAGGTGCAGGACCAGGTGAAGTCGCTCGAGAAGGAGCTGGGCGCGCTGAAGTCGAAGCTCGCCTCGAGCCAGGGCGACGAGCTCGCGCAGCAGGCCGTCGAAATCGGCGGCGTGTACGTGCTGGCCGCGACGCTCGACGGCGCCGACGCGAAGACGCTGCGCGAAACGGTCGACAAGCTGAAGGACAAGCTGAAGAGCGCGGCGATCGTGCTGGCTGCCGTCGAAGGCGGCAAGGTCAGCCTGATCGCGGGCGTCACGCCCGACGCGAGCAAGAAGGTCAAGGCCGGCGAGCTCGTGAACTTCGTCGCGCAGCAGGTCGGCGGCAAGGGCGGCGGCCGTCCGGACATGGCGCAGGCAGGCGGCACCGAGCCGGCGAACCTGCCGGGCGCGCTGGCTGGCGTCAAGGGCTGGGTCGAAGAGCGGCTCTGA
- a CDS encoding CaiB/BaiF CoA transferase family protein: MGALSHIRVLDLTRVLAGPWCAQTLADFGADVIKVERPGAGDDTRHWGPPYLKDADGADTAEAAYYLAANRNKRSVTIDIATPEGQQIVRELAAQSDVVLENYKVGQLKKYGLDYESLRAVKPDLVYCSVTGFGQTGPYAHRAGYDFIVQGIGGFMSITGERDGEPGGGPQKAGVAIADLATGLYSTIAVLAALAHRDRTGVGQYIDMALLDVQVALLANMNTNFLASGKPPARWGNAHPNIVPYQTFQTSDGWIIVAVGNDGQFRKFVEAGGQPELADDERFATNPARVRHRDTLVPILAEMVKVRGKADWIGTLEAAGVPCGPINDLDEVFDNEQVVARGLQVSLPHPCGADVQLVRNPIRMSATPPDARTAPPLLGAQTDDVLRDMLGYDDGRIAALKAKQAI, encoded by the coding sequence ATGGGTGCCCTGAGCCATATCCGCGTGCTGGACCTCACCCGCGTGCTCGCGGGCCCGTGGTGCGCGCAGACCCTTGCCGATTTCGGCGCGGACGTGATCAAGGTCGAGCGCCCGGGCGCCGGCGACGACACGCGCCATTGGGGGCCGCCGTACCTGAAGGACGCGGACGGCGCGGATACCGCCGAGGCCGCGTACTACCTCGCGGCGAACCGCAACAAGCGCTCGGTGACGATCGACATCGCGACGCCCGAGGGCCAGCAGATCGTGCGCGAACTCGCCGCGCAAAGCGACGTCGTGCTCGAGAACTACAAGGTCGGCCAGTTGAAGAAATACGGGCTCGATTACGAATCGCTGCGTGCGGTGAAGCCCGATCTCGTCTACTGCTCGGTCACCGGCTTCGGCCAGACGGGCCCGTACGCGCACCGCGCGGGCTACGACTTCATCGTCCAGGGGATCGGCGGCTTCATGAGCATCACCGGCGAGCGCGACGGCGAGCCGGGCGGCGGCCCGCAGAAGGCCGGCGTCGCGATCGCCGATCTCGCGACCGGCCTGTACTCGACGATCGCCGTGCTGGCCGCGCTCGCGCACCGCGACCGTACCGGCGTTGGCCAGTACATCGACATGGCGCTGCTCGACGTGCAGGTCGCGCTGCTCGCGAACATGAACACCAACTTCCTCGCGAGCGGCAAGCCGCCCGCGCGCTGGGGCAACGCGCATCCGAACATCGTGCCGTACCAGACGTTCCAGACGAGCGACGGGTGGATCATCGTCGCGGTCGGCAACGACGGGCAGTTCCGCAAGTTCGTCGAGGCCGGCGGCCAGCCCGAACTGGCCGACGACGAGCGCTTCGCGACCAATCCCGCGCGCGTGCGCCACCGCGACACGCTGGTGCCGATCCTCGCGGAGATGGTGAAGGTGCGCGGCAAGGCCGACTGGATCGGCACGCTCGAAGCGGCCGGCGTGCCGTGCGGGCCGATCAACGATCTCGACGAGGTGTTCGACAACGAGCAGGTCGTCGCGCGCGGGCTGCAGGTGTCGCTGCCGCACCCGTGCGGCGCGGACGTGCAACTCGTGCGCAATCCGATCCGGATGAGCGCGACGCCGCCCGACGCGCGCACGGCCCCGCCGCTGCTCGGCGCACAGACCGACGACGTGCTGCGCGACATGCTCGGCTACGACGATGGACGAATTGCGGCACTGAAGGCGAAACAGGCGATCTGA
- a CDS encoding glutamine--tRNA ligase/YqeY domain fusion protein, with amino-acid sequence MSTERNDAPAASNFIRNIIDDDNRTGKWGGRVETRFPPEPNGYLHIGHAKSICLNFSVARDYGGVCHLRFDDTNPEKESIEYVDSIVDAVRWLGFDWRKDAVDHQYFASDYYDKLYEFAELLIKRGNAYVDSQSADEMRANRGSLTEGGKPSPFRDRTPDENLDLFRRMKAGEFKEGEHVLRAKIDMASPNMNMRDPVIYRIRYAHHYRTGDTWCVYPMYDYTHCISDALEGITHSLCTLEFEDHRPLYDWVLNELADAGVFTRPLPQQIEFSRLNLTYAITSKRKLLQLVTEGHVDGWDDPRMPTIVGVRRRGFTPESIRLFCERIGVTKIDSWIDMSIFEGALRDVLDDKAPRTAAVLDPLKLVIDNYPEDLEEACTAPVHPHHPDRGVRTFPISRELWIERDDFVENPPKGYFRLFPGNKVRLRYGYVIECTGFDKDADGNVTAVHCNYFPDSKSGTEGANTYKVKGNIHWVSAKHAQAAEVRIYDRLFKEPHPDAGGANFLEALNPDSKKITQAFVEPGAGDVAPETHFQFERHGYFVADRVDSKPGKPVFNRVVGLRDSWGKPA; translated from the coding sequence ATGAGCACCGAACGCAACGACGCCCCCGCGGCTTCCAATTTCATCCGCAACATCATCGACGACGACAACCGCACCGGCAAATGGGGTGGCCGCGTCGAGACGCGGTTCCCGCCCGAGCCGAACGGCTATCTGCATATCGGCCATGCGAAGAGCATCTGCCTGAACTTCAGCGTCGCGCGCGACTACGGCGGCGTGTGCCACCTGCGCTTCGACGACACGAACCCGGAAAAGGAAAGCATCGAGTACGTCGATTCGATCGTCGATGCGGTGCGCTGGCTCGGTTTCGACTGGCGCAAGGACGCGGTCGATCATCAGTATTTCGCGAGCGACTACTACGACAAGCTGTATGAATTCGCCGAGCTGCTGATCAAGCGCGGCAACGCGTATGTCGACAGCCAGAGCGCGGACGAAATGCGCGCGAACCGCGGCTCGCTGACCGAAGGCGGCAAGCCTTCGCCGTTCCGCGACCGCACGCCCGACGAAAACCTCGACCTGTTCCGCCGCATGAAGGCCGGCGAGTTCAAGGAAGGCGAGCATGTGCTGCGCGCGAAGATCGACATGGCTTCGCCGAACATGAACATGCGCGACCCGGTGATCTACCGGATCCGCTACGCGCACCACTACCGCACCGGCGACACATGGTGCGTGTATCCGATGTACGACTACACGCACTGCATCTCGGATGCGCTCGAAGGCATCACGCATTCGCTGTGCACGCTCGAATTCGAGGATCACCGCCCGCTGTACGACTGGGTGCTGAACGAACTCGCGGACGCCGGCGTGTTCACGCGCCCGCTGCCGCAACAGATCGAATTCTCGCGGCTGAACCTCACGTACGCGATCACCAGCAAGCGCAAGCTGCTGCAACTCGTCACCGAAGGCCACGTCGACGGCTGGGACGACCCGCGGATGCCGACGATCGTCGGCGTGCGCCGCCGCGGCTTCACGCCGGAGAGCATTCGCCTGTTCTGCGAGCGGATCGGCGTGACGAAGATCGATTCGTGGATCGACATGAGCATCTTCGAAGGCGCGCTGCGCGACGTCCTCGACGACAAGGCGCCGCGCACGGCCGCGGTGCTCGATCCGCTGAAGCTCGTGATCGACAACTATCCGGAAGACCTCGAGGAAGCGTGCACGGCGCCCGTGCACCCGCATCATCCGGACCGCGGCGTGCGCACGTTCCCGATCTCGCGCGAGCTGTGGATCGAGCGCGACGATTTCGTCGAAAACCCGCCGAAGGGCTATTTCCGCCTGTTCCCGGGCAACAAGGTGCGCCTGCGCTACGGCTACGTGATCGAATGCACGGGCTTCGACAAGGACGCCGACGGCAACGTGACGGCCGTGCACTGCAACTACTTCCCGGACAGCAAGTCGGGCACCGAAGGCGCGAACACGTACAAGGTCAAGGGCAACATCCACTGGGTCAGCGCGAAGCATGCGCAGGCGGCCGAAGTGCGGATCTACGACCGCCTGTTCAAGGAACCGCATCCGGACGCGGGCGGCGCGAACTTCCTCGAAGCGCTGAATCCCGATTCGAAGAAGATCACGCAGGCATTCGTCGAACCGGGCGCCGGCGACGTCGCGCCGGAAACGCACTTCCAGTTCGAGCGGCACGGCTATTTCGTTGCCGACCGTGTCGATTCGAAGCCGGGCAAGCCCGTGTTCAACCGCGTCGTCGGGCTGCGCGACAGTTGGGGCAAGCCGGCCTGA
- a CDS encoding cytochrome-c peroxidase, which produces MKPRQPTAGAFARSWLHLTGALALATTLATLAGCDGQPDAGTPRVQAASAASAPGAAKMDASATIAASGAVVATNQPQTRAQVYEGVRRMTALGKQLFVDPTLSGSGKLACASCHSPDHAFGPPNALAVQFGGDDMKRPGFRAVPSLKYLQGVPQFTEHFHDSDDEGDESVDAGPTGGLTWDGRVDTGAEQARIPLTSPFEMNSSPAKVAQAVKAAPYADEFRAVFGVKVLDDDAATFKAVLRALETFEQTPELFSPYTSKYDAYLAGHAQLTPAELRGLQLFNDEKKGNCASCHISQRALDGTPPQFSDFGLIAIAVPRNRALPVNRDPRFYDLGACGPERTDLKGRDAFCGLFRTPSLRNVALRKTFFHNGVYHSLDDVMRFYVERDIHPEKFYPVVHGKVQIYDDLPKRYWPNINREPPFDRKRGEQPALNAAEIKDVIAFLGTLTDGYQQTAASAGH; this is translated from the coding sequence ATGAAGCCTCGCCAACCGACAGCCGGCGCGTTCGCGCGTTCGTGGCTGCATCTGACCGGCGCGCTCGCGCTGGCCACCACGCTTGCAACCCTTGCCGGCTGTGACGGACAGCCGGATGCGGGCACGCCGCGCGTGCAGGCCGCGAGCGCGGCGAGTGCGCCGGGCGCCGCCAAGATGGATGCGTCCGCAACGATTGCCGCGAGCGGCGCCGTGGTCGCGACGAACCAGCCGCAGACGCGTGCGCAAGTTTACGAAGGCGTGCGCCGGATGACGGCGCTCGGCAAGCAACTTTTCGTCGACCCTACGCTGTCAGGTTCCGGCAAGCTGGCATGCGCGTCGTGCCACAGCCCCGATCACGCGTTCGGGCCGCCCAATGCGCTGGCCGTGCAGTTCGGCGGCGACGACATGAAGCGCCCGGGCTTTCGCGCGGTGCCGTCGCTCAAGTACCTGCAGGGCGTGCCGCAGTTCACCGAGCACTTCCACGATTCGGACGACGAAGGCGACGAGAGCGTCGACGCGGGCCCGACGGGCGGCCTCACGTGGGACGGCCGCGTCGACACGGGCGCCGAACAGGCGCGCATTCCGCTCACGTCGCCGTTCGAGATGAACAGTTCGCCCGCGAAGGTGGCGCAGGCCGTGAAGGCCGCGCCGTATGCGGACGAGTTCCGCGCGGTGTTCGGCGTGAAGGTGCTCGACGACGATGCGGCCACGTTCAAGGCCGTGCTGCGCGCGCTCGAGACGTTCGAGCAGACCCCCGAACTGTTCTCGCCGTATACGAGCAAGTACGACGCGTACCTCGCCGGCCACGCGCAGCTCACGCCTGCCGAACTGCGCGGGCTGCAGTTGTTCAACGACGAGAAGAAGGGCAATTGCGCGAGCTGCCACATCAGCCAGCGCGCGCTCGACGGCACGCCGCCGCAGTTCAGCGATTTCGGCTTGATCGCGATCGCGGTGCCGCGCAACCGCGCGCTGCCCGTCAATCGCGACCCGCGCTTTTACGATCTCGGCGCGTGCGGCCCCGAGCGCACCGACCTGAAGGGACGCGACGCATTCTGCGGGCTGTTCCGCACGCCGTCGCTGCGCAACGTCGCGCTGCGCAAGACGTTCTTCCACAACGGCGTGTACCACTCGCTCGACGACGTGATGCGCTTCTATGTCGAGCGCGACATTCATCCGGAGAAGTTCTATCCGGTCGTGCACGGCAAGGTGCAGATCTACGACGATCTGCCGAAGCGCTACTGGCCGAACATCAACCGCGAGCCGCCGTTCGACCGCAAGCGCGGCGAGCAGCCGGCGCTGAACGCGGCCGAGATCAAGGACGTGATCGCGTTCCTGGGCACGCTGACTGACGGATATCAGCAAACGGCTGCGTCGGCCGGGCACTAG
- a CDS encoding acid phosphatase, with protein sequence MKNHAWIRFTPIAVAAAAALTACGGDDVQQQGLSTVKNVVVIYAENRSFDNLYGNFPGANGLQNVTAASAQQKDRNGQPLATLPKVWGGLTAKGVTPAVTEAMTANLPNAPFAIDDPSGFNTPMSVTTRDLYHRFYENQMQINGGKNDMFAAWADSGGLVMGHYTPDATKLPLWKIAQQYTLADNFFMGAFGGSFLNHQYLICACAPFYANADKSPAAGSISAVGADGKSLQLASNSPASALDGIPKFVNSGNLTPDFYAINTMQPPYQPSGNKAASGGDPNLADPSAASTLPPQTQQNIGDLLTNAGVSWAWYGGAWNQALQAAQSGTANVIYGPNMTAPNFQPHHQPFNYYANQAPGSTSRAQHLLDGGTDGSAFIQAIDAGTLPQVAFYKPQGNLNEHPGYTDVASGDQHIANLIAHLQASPQWKNMVVVVTYDENGGFWDHVSPPKGDRWGPGTRIPALIVSPYSKKGFVDHTQYDTASILRFITRRFSLPRLTGLQQRDDALKANGAQPMGDLTNALALSPNL encoded by the coding sequence ATGAAAAACCACGCCTGGATTCGCTTTACGCCGATCGCCGTTGCCGCGGCCGCCGCCCTCACCGCCTGCGGCGGCGACGACGTGCAGCAGCAGGGCCTGTCGACGGTGAAGAACGTCGTCGTGATCTACGCGGAAAACCGCAGCTTCGACAACCTGTACGGCAACTTCCCGGGCGCGAACGGCCTGCAGAACGTGACCGCGGCAAGCGCGCAGCAGAAGGACCGCAACGGCCAGCCGCTCGCGACGCTGCCGAAGGTCTGGGGCGGCCTGACGGCGAAGGGCGTCACGCCGGCCGTGACCGAGGCGATGACGGCCAACCTGCCGAACGCGCCGTTCGCGATCGACGACCCGAGCGGCTTCAACACGCCGATGAGCGTGACGACGCGCGACCTGTATCACCGCTTCTACGAAAACCAGATGCAGATCAACGGCGGCAAGAACGACATGTTCGCCGCATGGGCCGATTCGGGCGGCCTCGTGATGGGCCACTACACGCCCGACGCGACGAAGCTGCCGCTGTGGAAGATCGCGCAGCAGTACACGCTGGCCGACAACTTCTTCATGGGTGCATTCGGCGGCTCGTTCCTGAACCACCAGTACCTGATCTGCGCGTGCGCGCCGTTCTACGCGAACGCGGACAAGAGCCCGGCCGCCGGCTCGATCTCGGCCGTCGGTGCCGACGGCAAGTCGCTGCAGCTCGCGAGCAACTCGCCGGCTTCCGCGCTCGACGGGATTCCGAAGTTCGTGAACTCGGGCAACCTGACGCCGGACTTCTACGCGATCAACACGATGCAGCCGCCGTACCAGCCGAGCGGCAACAAGGCCGCGTCGGGCGGCGACCCGAACCTCGCCGATCCGTCCGCCGCGTCGACGCTGCCGCCGCAAACGCAGCAGAACATCGGCGACCTGCTGACCAACGCGGGCGTGTCGTGGGCATGGTACGGCGGTGCGTGGAACCAGGCGCTGCAGGCTGCGCAGAGCGGCACGGCAAACGTGATCTACGGCCCGAACATGACGGCGCCGAACTTCCAGCCGCACCACCAGCCGTTCAACTACTACGCGAACCAGGCACCGGGCAGCACGAGCCGCGCGCAGCACTTGCTCGACGGCGGCACCGACGGCAGCGCGTTCATCCAGGCGATCGACGCGGGCACGCTGCCGCAGGTCGCGTTCTACAAGCCGCAGGGCAACCTGAACGAACACCCGGGCTACACGGACGTCGCGAGCGGCGACCAGCACATCGCGAACCTGATCGCGCACCTGCAGGCCAGCCCGCAGTGGAAGAACATGGTCGTCGTCGTCACGTACGACGAGAACGGCGGCTTCTGGGATCATGTGTCGCCGCCGAAGGGCGATCGCTGGGGCCCCGGTACGCGCATTCCGGCACTCATCGTGTCGCCGTACTCGAAGAAGGGTTTCGTCGATCACACGCAGTACGACACGGCGTCGATCCTGCGCTTCATCACGCGCCGCTTCTCGCTGCCGCGCCTCACGGGCCTGCAACAGCGCGACGACGCGCTGAAGGCCAACGGCGCGCAGCCGATGGGCGACCTGACGAACGCGCTCGCGCTGTCGCCGAACCTGTAA
- a CDS encoding NUDIX hydrolase has protein sequence MKRCGAPRTVSCGVVILDAAGRVFLAHATDTTHWDIPKGQGEPGESPADAALRELLEETGIEFAPARLLDLGCFAYRHDKDLHLFAVQVAEGEIDPAHCTCTSLFPSRRDGSMIPEMDAYRWTVPGDIDAYASRSLARLFRTKLSLVELHRRLSGA, from the coding sequence ATGAAGCGGTGCGGCGCGCCGCGCACGGTGTCGTGCGGCGTCGTGATCCTCGATGCGGCCGGCCGCGTGTTCCTCGCGCACGCGACGGACACCACGCACTGGGACATCCCGAAAGGGCAGGGCGAACCGGGCGAGTCGCCGGCCGACGCCGCGCTGCGCGAACTGCTCGAGGAAACCGGCATCGAATTCGCGCCGGCCCGGCTGCTCGATCTCGGCTGCTTCGCATACCGGCACGACAAGGACCTGCACCTGTTCGCGGTGCAGGTTGCGGAAGGCGAGATCGATCCCGCGCACTGCACGTGCACGTCGCTGTTCCCGAGCCGTCGCGACGGCTCGATGATTCCCGAGATGGATGCGTATCGCTGGACCGTGCCGGGCGACATCGACGCGTATGCGAGCCGCAGCCTTGCGCGGCTATTTCGCACGAAGCTGTCGCTGGTGGAGCTGCATCGGCGATTGTCGGGTGCGTGA
- a CDS encoding RT0821/Lpp0805 family surface protein, whose product MSMRASLSVVTRVLAGAACVAAMLPAHAQNNLNFLNDTPLSYFSKADTASLSKAAAKVRDEGKDGETTTWQNSGSRTQIEAKLTPTTTETDGKTCREITTEITAKGQTMTLKPVYCKTAAGKWQLQKR is encoded by the coding sequence ATGTCGATGCGTGCATCCCTTTCCGTCGTCACGCGTGTGCTGGCCGGCGCCGCGTGCGTAGCCGCGATGCTGCCCGCCCATGCGCAGAACAACCTGAACTTCCTGAACGACACGCCGCTCAGCTATTTCAGCAAGGCCGACACGGCGTCGCTGTCGAAGGCCGCCGCGAAGGTGCGCGACGAAGGCAAGGACGGCGAGACCACGACGTGGCAGAACAGCGGCAGCCGCACGCAGATCGAAGCGAAGCTCACGCCGACCACGACCGAGACGGACGGCAAGACCTGCCGTGAAATCACCACCGAAATCACCGCGAAGGGCCAGACGATGACGCTCAAGCCCGTCTACTGCAAGACGGCCGCGGGCAAGTGGCAACTGCAGAAGCGCTGA
- a CDS encoding RBBP9/YdeN family alpha/beta hydrolase, with product MSDPLVFVLPGYANSGPLHWQSRWERADTRFSRVAMPDWDRAFRNGWCLALDRAVEAARGPVLIAGHSLGTLTTAWWATRYARPAALAKVRGALLVALPDPDGPAFPADAHGFGPVPHERLPFSTCVVASSDDPYGSIAFARGCAHAWGSAFHDIGPRGHINADSGLGDWPAARGWLDALAR from the coding sequence ATGAGCGACCCTCTCGTTTTCGTCCTGCCGGGCTACGCCAATTCGGGCCCGCTTCACTGGCAGAGCCGCTGGGAGCGTGCCGATACGCGCTTCTCGCGCGTCGCGATGCCCGACTGGGACCGCGCGTTCCGCAACGGCTGGTGTCTCGCGCTCGACCGCGCGGTCGAAGCCGCACGCGGGCCCGTGCTGATCGCCGGCCACAGTCTCGGCACGCTGACCACCGCGTGGTGGGCGACGCGCTATGCGCGTCCGGCCGCGCTCGCGAAAGTGCGCGGCGCACTGCTCGTCGCGCTGCCCGATCCCGACGGGCCGGCGTTTCCGGCCGACGCGCACGGCTTCGGGCCCGTGCCGCACGAGCGGCTGCCGTTTTCGACCTGCGTGGTCGCGAGCAGCGACGATCCGTACGGCTCGATCGCGTTCGCGCGCGGCTGCGCGCATGCGTGGGGCAGCGCATTCCACGACATCGGCCCGCGCGGCCACATCAACGCGGACAGTGGGCTCGGCGACTGGCCGGCCGCGCGCGGCTGGCTGGACGCGCTCGCGCGGTAG